A portion of the Shewanella sp. SNU WT4 genome contains these proteins:
- the rimK gene encoding 30S ribosomal protein S6--L-glutamate ligase, which produces MKIGILSQHPELYSTQRLLTACISRGHEAQVINTVNCYMNINSVKPSIHFEGQDLVGFDAVIPRIGAGVTFYGCALVRQFEMMGVFAANDSISIARSRDKLRALQLLSRKGIGMPITGFACKPDDISDLINMVGGAPLVIKLLEGTQGIGVVLAETKKAAESVIEAFLGLKTNILIQEFIKESKGSDIRCFVVGDKVVASMRRQGPEGDFRSNLHLGGVGEKVKITPQERKTAIAAVKAMGLVVAGVDILRSDRGPLVLEVNSSPGLEGIENCTGIAIAESIIELIEKEVMARKVNRKVIA; this is translated from the coding sequence GTGAAAATAGGAATTTTGTCCCAACATCCTGAGTTGTATTCCACGCAGCGCTTACTTACTGCATGTATTAGCCGCGGCCACGAGGCGCAGGTGATTAATACAGTCAATTGTTATATGAATATCAATTCGGTAAAGCCGAGCATCCATTTTGAAGGGCAAGATTTAGTGGGATTTGATGCCGTGATCCCGCGCATTGGCGCCGGTGTGACCTTTTATGGCTGCGCCTTAGTGCGGCAATTTGAAATGATGGGGGTGTTTGCCGCTAACGATTCCATCTCGATTGCGCGCTCACGGGATAAATTGCGAGCGTTACAGTTGCTATCGCGCAAAGGTATTGGCATGCCTATTACTGGCTTTGCCTGTAAGCCGGATGATATTTCAGATCTCATCAATATGGTGGGCGGCGCGCCCTTGGTGATTAAATTACTGGAAGGCACTCAAGGCATAGGTGTCGTGCTGGCAGAAACTAAAAAAGCGGCTGAAAGCGTGATTGAGGCGTTTTTAGGCCTTAAGACCAACATATTGATTCAAGAATTTATTAAAGAATCTAAGGGCAGTGATATTCGCTGTTTCGTTGTGGGCGATAAAGTGGTGGCCTCCATGCGCAGACAAGGCCCTGAAGGAGATTTTCGCTCCAATTTACATTTAGGTGGAGTCGGCGAGAAAGTTAAAATTACGCCGCAAGAGCGTAAAACGGCGATAGCCGCTGTTAAAGCCATGGGATTAGTAGTGGCAGGGGTTGATATTTTACGTTCCGATAGAGGCCCGTTAGTGCTTGAAGTGAATTCATCACCAGGGCTTGAAGGCATAGAAAATTGTACTGGCATAGCCATTGCTGAAAGTATTATTGAGCTAATCGAAAAAGAAGTGATGGCGCGTAAGGTTAATCGCAAAGTGATAGCTTAA
- a CDS encoding TorF family putative porin yields MSTRLTSIAIIVATSMVSGIASAAVSGNIGVTSNYIWRGVTQTADATAVQGGLDYEHESGFYLSSWASNVDFGTDTSYELDLAGGYANSYGDFAYDIGYIYYAYPDADDKIDLGEIYGSIGWKWFTLGYSHVVNASDDIVSEGVDKEDYGYLTADIGIPVNETYSINIHYGYSSGDVIQDWFDQKDYSDYNIALNAETTIGTVSFMITDTDLKTDDPKVVLGYSYGFDL; encoded by the coding sequence ATGAGCACTCGATTAACAAGCATAGCCATTATCGTGGCTACAAGTATGGTGTCGGGTATCGCAAGCGCTGCGGTATCTGGCAATATTGGAGTTACTTCTAATTACATTTGGCGCGGCGTCACGCAAACTGCTGATGCCACCGCAGTGCAAGGCGGTTTAGATTATGAGCATGAATCAGGCTTTTATCTTTCCAGCTGGGCATCAAATGTCGACTTTGGTACCGACACTAGTTATGAACTTGATTTAGCTGGCGGATATGCCAACAGCTATGGCGATTTCGCGTATGACATTGGTTATATCTACTACGCCTATCCAGATGCTGACGATAAAATAGATTTGGGCGAAATCTATGGCTCCATTGGTTGGAAGTGGTTCACTCTGGGTTACTCTCATGTGGTCAATGCATCAGATGACATAGTCTCTGAAGGTGTGGATAAAGAAGATTATGGTTATCTCACTGCCGACATAGGTATCCCAGTTAACGAGACTTACTCAATCAATATTCATTATGGTTATTCAAGCGGTGATGTGATCCAAGATTGGTTCGATCAAAAAGACTATTCTGATTACAACATTGCGCTTAATGCCGAAACTACGATTGGCACAGTGAGCTTTATGATCACAGACACTGACCTTAAGACTGACGATCCTAAAGTGGTATTAGGCTATTCATACGGCTTTGATTTATAA
- a CDS encoding HU family DNA-binding protein, whose product MNKAELVAKIAENADLSKAQANRALKSFEMAVTEAMKNGDKISLVGFGSFEIATRSARTGRNPQTGKEIQIPAAKIPKFKAGKGLRDSLN is encoded by the coding sequence ATGAACAAAGCTGAACTGGTTGCCAAAATTGCCGAAAATGCCGATCTGTCAAAAGCACAAGCAAACCGCGCGCTGAAATCGTTTGAAATGGCGGTAACTGAAGCCATGAAAAATGGTGACAAGATCTCATTGGTTGGATTTGGCTCATTTGAGATAGCGACTCGCTCAGCCCGTACCGGTCGCAATCCACAAACCGGTAAAGAAATTCAAATTCCAGCGGCAAAAATCCCCAAGTTTAAAGCAGGCAAAGGCTTACGTGATTCATTAAATTAA
- a CDS encoding response regulator, producing MSQFDISDLTLLLVEPSPMQQKIIMERLHDEGVCNIQTADSITSAKAEAKQCHPDVIACAMHFADGTALDLVKYIKQDPDLENILLMLVSSESRFAQLDAYKQSGVVAILPKPFSRDNLHTALVSAADLLSHQEIELEYLDPHELRVLLVDDSKLSRNIIRRTLNNLGFRNITEASDGSEAKLLFQQQYFDLVVTDFNMPTMDGLCLTRFIREDSENSHTPILMVTSEADEYKLNQISHSGVDAVCDKPFEPKLVKRLLHQILEG from the coding sequence ATGAGCCAGTTTGATATTAGTGACCTCACGTTATTATTAGTTGAGCCGTCACCTATGCAGCAGAAAATCATCATGGAAAGATTACATGATGAAGGCGTGTGTAATATTCAGACGGCAGATAGTATCACTTCCGCTAAGGCCGAAGCTAAGCAATGCCATCCCGATGTGATTGCTTGCGCTATGCACTTTGCCGACGGCACAGCGCTTGATCTCGTCAAATACATTAAACAAGATCCTGATCTTGAAAATATCTTGTTAATGCTAGTCTCGAGTGAATCCCGATTCGCCCAATTAGATGCTTATAAGCAATCTGGGGTGGTTGCCATTTTACCTAAACCCTTTTCACGGGATAATTTGCATACCGCGCTCGTTTCAGCCGCCGATTTACTCAGCCATCAAGAAATCGAACTTGAATATTTAGACCCTCATGAACTGCGCGTATTGTTAGTTGATGACTCAAAATTGTCGCGCAATATTATTCGCCGCACACTCAATAATTTAGGTTTCAGAAACATTACTGAAGCAAGCGATGGCAGTGAGGCTAAATTATTATTTCAACAGCAATATTTTGACTTAGTCGTGACAGATTTCAATATGCCAACTATGGATGGCTTGTGTTTAACGCGCTTTATTCGAGAAGACAGTGAAAATAGCCACACCCCGATTTTAATGGTCACATCAGAAGCCGATGAATATAAACTGAATCAAATCTCTCATTCAGGAGTAGACGCCGTGTGTGATAAGCCGTTTGAGCCCAAACTAGTGAAACGCTTGTTGCATCAAATATTAGAAGGTTAA
- a CDS encoding DUF4240 domain-containing protein: MTENDFWQLVSRTSAEQDEQSLVTALTQALTALDDQQLAEFDVYFSKQMRRAYTWPMWGAAFVLTGCDNEYAFAEFRCFLISLGKTWFERILVEPDYLAELPQFPMRDNFPYPFVDEYDLVAGKIYEDRTGEELPFVPSTGNRPAGKKFDDRKKMLLKHYPGLCQRFPF, encoded by the coding sequence GTGACAGAGAATGATTTTTGGCAGTTGGTGAGTCGCACCAGCGCTGAGCAAGATGAGCAAAGCTTAGTCACAGCCCTGACTCAAGCTTTAACTGCTTTGGACGATCAGCAGTTAGCTGAGTTTGATGTGTATTTTTCTAAACAAATGCGTAGAGCCTACACTTGGCCTATGTGGGGCGCCGCGTTTGTGTTGACCGGCTGTGATAATGAATATGCGTTTGCTGAATTCCGCTGCTTCTTGATTTCTTTAGGTAAAACCTGGTTTGAGCGTATTTTAGTGGAGCCAGATTATTTAGCTGAGTTACCTCAGTTTCCGATGCGCGATAATTTTCCTTATCCGTTTGTGGATGAATATGATTTGGTCGCTGGCAAGATTTATGAAGATCGCACCGGTGAAGAATTGCCGTTTGTGCCATCGACTGGCAATCGCCCCGCAGGCAAGAAATTTGATGACAGAAAAAAAATGCTGCTTAAGCATTATCCTGGCTTGTGTCAGCGTTTTCCTTTTTAA
- a CDS encoding DUF3016 domain-containing protein, whose protein sequence is MSARSYLSLVIVGAIALTGCAQTPTENKAETVVNSAVENSQDASMVTQAGAVTIEWLDPAKYTDIKASSELQSRFQQRVFDTLTANLAQQVTPMLESNEKLELVVTNVDLAGDIRPTFGATLNDIRIVSNLYPPRITFTYKVIKGNQTMLAGSEKLQDLGFLDGIQPIIDRPFMYESGLLTTWFNKTVAPVLQGSPSE, encoded by the coding sequence ATGAGTGCCCGATCTTATCTTTCACTTGTCATAGTTGGTGCTATTGCACTGACTGGCTGCGCGCAAACGCCTACTGAGAATAAGGCTGAGACAGTGGTTAACTCAGCGGTTGAAAACAGTCAGGATGCAAGTATGGTTACCCAAGCTGGAGCAGTAACCATAGAATGGCTGGATCCCGCTAAGTACACCGACATTAAGGCTTCTTCTGAATTGCAATCGCGCTTTCAGCAGCGGGTATTTGATACCTTAACGGCGAATTTAGCCCAGCAAGTAACGCCTATGCTGGAGTCGAACGAAAAGCTTGAGTTAGTAGTCACTAATGTTGATTTAGCTGGCGATATTCGGCCAACTTTTGGTGCGACCTTAAATGATATTCGCATTGTGAGTAATTTATACCCGCCTCGCATTACCTTTACGTATAAGGTGATTAAAGGCAACCAAACTATGCTGGCTGGCAGTGAGAAACTGCAAGACTTAGGTTTTCTTGATGGCATTCAACCTATTATAGATAGACCCTTTATGTATGAGTCTGGGCTCTTAACCACTTGGTTTAATAAAACCGTGGCGCCAGTTCTGCAAGGCTCACCTTCGGAATAA
- a CDS encoding prephenate dehydrogenase, which translates to MPYSRILEQLQQNLQLAYRQAIDADAKLDALQQAGHAKFSTIFKPEQGFTQNSKRFLPYVKDLATEVAQFPATDIDTEQLQTVVKKLALVLSTLQAFKQQG; encoded by the coding sequence ATGCCTTATTCACGAATTCTGGAACAGTTGCAACAGAATCTGCAACTTGCTTACCGCCAAGCCATAGATGCCGATGCTAAATTAGATGCATTACAGCAAGCTGGGCACGCTAAATTCAGCACCATTTTTAAGCCAGAACAAGGTTTTACTCAAAACAGTAAACGTTTTCTACCTTATGTCAAAGACTTAGCCACTGAAGTAGCGCAATTTCCAGCCACAGATATCGACACTGAGCAGCTGCAAACTGTTGTGAAAAAGCTCGCGTTAGTGCTATCAACCTTGCAAGCCTTTAAGCAACAAGGCTAA
- a CDS encoding TraB/GumN family protein, with protein MKCSSPRKIPRAFMLLLLSWWGWGAAYASEANPAFYRLDKAGNSAFLLGSIHVGQASFYPMQPHIEAAFSKAKSLVVEVDIRQPMAPELLLRIAKASPAIGITPATQTELTQYCQSRQAFCEALTPWQPWLQSLQISLLQFEQLGFTPAFGVDQYWLNKAQAKSVLELETSEFQLALLASFDASTQNYLLAEAITTPDSSLRALIDAWHQGHDQQLLELTEADMLANTQQDLVQKLLWDRNQTMAADLYRMLADGQSQQAIFAVIGAGHLVGPKSVITKLKELGVTVTDCRQDRSACE; from the coding sequence ATGAAATGCTCTTCTCCCCGCAAAATTCCGCGCGCATTTATGCTGTTATTACTTAGCTGGTGGGGATGGGGCGCCGCTTATGCCAGTGAAGCTAATCCGGCCTTTTACCGTTTAGATAAAGCGGGTAATAGCGCTTTTTTATTGGGATCAATTCATGTGGGGCAGGCGAGCTTTTATCCAATGCAGCCCCATATTGAAGCTGCTTTTAGTAAGGCGAAAAGCCTGGTGGTTGAAGTTGATATTAGACAGCCAATGGCGCCCGAGTTATTACTGCGGATTGCTAAGGCATCACCTGCTATTGGCATTACCCCAGCGACTCAAACTGAATTAACTCAGTATTGCCAGAGTCGCCAAGCCTTTTGTGAGGCATTAACGCCCTGGCAGCCATGGTTGCAATCCTTACAAATCAGTTTGCTGCAATTTGAGCAATTAGGTTTTACCCCAGCTTTTGGGGTTGATCAATATTGGCTTAATAAGGCGCAGGCTAAATCGGTATTAGAGCTAGAAACCAGTGAGTTTCAATTGGCCTTGTTAGCCTCATTTGATGCTAGCACCCAAAATTACTTGTTAGCAGAGGCTATTACTACACCCGATAGCAGTTTGCGCGCATTGATTGATGCTTGGCATCAAGGTCATGATCAGCAGCTGCTTGAGCTGACCGAGGCGGATATGCTTGCGAATACTCAGCAAGATTTAGTGCAAAAATTATTGTGGGATCGCAATCAAACCATGGCAGCTGATCTTTATCGCATGCTGGCGGATGGTCAGAGCCAGCAAGCTATTTTTGCGGTTATAGGTGCAGGGCATTTAGTCGGGCCTAAATCTGTGATTACTAAGCTTAAGGAATTAGGGGTAACAGTGACGGATTGCCGCCAAGACAGGTCAGCATGTGAATAA
- the cheD gene encoding chemoreceptor glutamine deamidase CheD yields MQPNSPTSYARFEHISRNWDQKFDKFVARVNPGEYYLTGNDELIYTRLGSCISACIYDDKLGIGGLNHFLLPEAGKYERQIAADSYCCRYGNWAMEQLINGILSRGGSRFNLKAKIFGGASIGNQIKTNIGQLNISFVYSYLDTENIPILAQDVGGIWPRKVLFNPTSGKAMVKRLASEAIEMLDTQEERYLDSISKKPKNGDIELFD; encoded by the coding sequence TTGCAACCTAACTCGCCAACTAGCTACGCTAGATTTGAACACATTAGCCGTAATTGGGATCAAAAATTCGATAAATTCGTCGCGCGGGTAAATCCTGGTGAATATTACTTAACGGGCAATGATGAGTTGATTTATACCCGACTAGGTTCTTGTATTTCTGCGTGTATTTATGACGATAAATTAGGCATAGGTGGCTTAAATCATTTTCTGTTACCAGAAGCTGGTAAGTATGAACGCCAAATTGCGGCCGATAGTTATTGTTGCCGTTATGGTAACTGGGCCATGGAGCAATTAATCAATGGTATTTTAAGCCGCGGTGGCAGTCGTTTTAATTTAAAAGCTAAAATATTTGGTGGCGCCAGTATTGGTAATCAAATCAAGACCAATATAGGTCAATTAAATATATCTTTTGTATATAGCTACTTAGATACAGAGAATATTCCCATCTTAGCGCAAGATGTTGGCGGCATTTGGCCGCGCAAGGTCTTGTTTAATCCCACTAGCGGTAAAGCCATGGTTAAACGGCTAGCCAGCGAAGCCATTGAAATGCTTGATACTCAAGAGGAGCGTTACCTCGATAGCATTTCTAAAAAGCCTAAAAATGGCGATATTGAGCTATTTGATTAA
- a CDS encoding methyltransferase domain-containing protein has product MQDKNFDKLATKFAKNIYGTPKGEIRAAVLWRDLQAAIEKYCQDKKVNKLRVLDAGGGFGFISQKLAAQGHEIVLCDISEQMLAQAQEQIAASEEPLDIRLIHCAIQELPQHVEGKFDLILCHAVAEWLHDAKNTLALLLDFLSKDGLFSLMFFNKEAMRFHALVSGNFDYVSADFKIKKKVRLTPTHPLYIQEVRTWFTEWQLELICQSGVRVINDYLKKSMPDNFDFQQLLAMELAYCQQEPYLSLGRYVHFIGQEKK; this is encoded by the coding sequence GTGCAAGACAAAAACTTCGATAAACTCGCAACTAAATTTGCGAAAAATATCTATGGAACTCCAAAGGGAGAAATTCGTGCTGCCGTTTTATGGCGCGATTTGCAAGCGGCGATAGAGAAGTATTGCCAAGATAAAAAAGTGAATAAATTAAGAGTCTTAGATGCAGGTGGCGGCTTTGGTTTTATCAGCCAAAAATTAGCAGCCCAAGGCCATGAAATTGTTCTGTGTGATATTTCTGAGCAGATGTTAGCCCAAGCGCAAGAGCAAATTGCTGCCAGTGAAGAGCCGCTCGATATCCGCCTAATTCACTGCGCCATTCAAGAGTTACCTCAGCATGTGGAAGGTAAATTTGATTTAATCTTATGTCACGCGGTCGCTGAATGGCTGCATGATGCTAAAAATACCTTAGCGCTATTATTAGATTTTCTGAGCAAGGATGGCTTATTCTCATTGATGTTTTTCAATAAAGAAGCCATGCGTTTTCACGCCTTAGTCTCGGGCAATTTTGATTATGTCAGTGCCGATTTCAAGATTAAGAAAAAGGTACGCTTAACGCCAACGCATCCTCTCTATATACAAGAGGTGAGAACTTGGTTTACTGAATGGCAACTTGAGCTTATTTGTCAGTCGGGCGTACGCGTCATTAATGATTATCTTAAAAAATCCATGCCTGACAATTTTGATTTTCAGCAGTTATTAGCGATGGAATTAGCTTACTGCCAACAAGAACCCTATTTATCCCTTGGCCGTTATGTGCATTTTATCGGCCAAGAGAAAAAATAG
- a CDS encoding MaoC/PaaZ C-terminal domain-containing protein: MQHIVHLNEMPSLFSLYRKIMFGRKPGWNGELLESIEVNCCDIAIKADAVERYAKVCEYQFDGETLPATFLHVLVFRLQAELFTHKSITFPLLGMIHLKNNIRHLRNVSIDERVDIGCHMSDSRITELGLEFDLTGQVTVKDEVVWQSVSTYLYRCPQSRSSRVRPPKGAAINWEQPLQWHLDDDLGRRYAMASGDYNLIHLHPILSKRFGFDRVLVHGMWSKARCIAQMMPHATMPAFEIDVAFKLPLFMPADVTFALEPIDAGYQFEMRDIKGRRPHLTGQLTYL; this comes from the coding sequence ATGCAACATATAGTTCACCTTAATGAAATGCCATCGTTGTTCTCTCTCTATCGCAAGATAATGTTTGGGCGTAAGCCTGGCTGGAATGGCGAGTTATTGGAGTCAATTGAGGTTAACTGTTGTGATATTGCCATAAAAGCTGACGCCGTTGAGCGCTATGCCAAGGTCTGTGAATATCAGTTTGATGGTGAGACTCTACCTGCCACATTTTTGCATGTGTTAGTGTTTCGCCTGCAAGCTGAGTTGTTCACTCATAAAAGCATTACTTTCCCGCTGCTTGGCATGATCCACCTTAAGAATAATATCCGCCATCTGCGTAATGTCAGCATTGATGAGCGCGTCGATATTGGCTGCCACATGAGCGATAGCCGCATCACTGAACTTGGGCTTGAGTTTGATTTAACCGGCCAAGTAACGGTTAAGGATGAAGTGGTGTGGCAATCGGTATCTACCTATTTATATCGCTGCCCGCAAAGCCGCTCGTCTCGTGTGCGCCCGCCTAAAGGCGCTGCTATAAATTGGGAACAACCGCTGCAATGGCACTTAGATGACGACTTAGGTCGCCGCTATGCTATGGCCTCTGGCGACTATAACCTCATTCACTTGCACCCAATTTTATCGAAACGCTTTGGCTTTGATAGGGTATTAGTTCATGGCATGTGGTCGAAAGCGCGCTGCATAGCGCAAATGATGCCCCATGCGACTATGCCTGCCTTTGAAATAGACGTGGCCTTTAAATTGCCATTATTTATGCCTGCGGATGTTACTTTTGCGCTTGAGCCGATTGATGCTGGTTATCAATTTGAAATGCGAGATATTAAAGGTCGCAGGCCGCATTTAACTGGGCAATTGACTTACCTGTAA
- a CDS encoding formate--tetrahydrofolate ligase: MLSDIEISRNSPLVAISDLAARLGIQPDELVTYGVHKAKVLPSVFKRLAQAPLGRTILVTAVTPTPYGEGKTVTTIGLTQGLHALGESVCACIRQPSMGPVFGVKGGAAGGGYAQVVPMEELNLHLTGDIHALTSAHNLAAAALDARLFYETQLGAAAFELQSGLSALNIDPEQILWRRVVDQNDRSLRQIEVGIGRNNGPVHASGFDISAASELMAILALSLDLADMRARIGRIILAKSTDGNWISADDLGVAGAMTVIMRDAIAPTLMQTLSGAPCLIHAGPFANIAHGNSSVIADDMALRLADFVVTEGGFGSDMGFEKYANIKVRTSNIPPAAVVLVATLRALKANSGVTVSDINAPNQDALQAGFEHLCWHINNVSKYGVPVVVAINRFPTDTDEELHWLQQQVTKTQAFACEISEAFANGASGALDLARSVISACQQPSEFTHLYDVNLPLDVKLTQHMQLAYGAAGIELSDLAASQLQSLATDYGHLPLCVAKTPMSISHDPQQKGVPSGFMVPVAELRLNAGAGFITVITGNVMTMPGLGLCPAYLQIDIDANGDIQGLS, encoded by the coding sequence ATGCTATCTGATATCGAAATCTCAAGAAATTCCCCATTAGTGGCCATCAGTGACTTAGCAGCAAGGCTTGGTATCCAGCCCGATGAATTAGTGACTTATGGCGTCCATAAAGCCAAAGTTTTGCCAAGCGTATTCAAACGCTTAGCGCAAGCGCCACTTGGCCGTACCATATTAGTTACCGCAGTGACCCCAACGCCTTATGGTGAAGGTAAAACTGTAACCACCATAGGCTTAACTCAAGGCTTACACGCTTTGGGTGAGTCTGTGTGCGCTTGCATTCGCCAGCCGAGTATGGGGCCAGTGTTTGGCGTTAAAGGCGGCGCCGCGGGTGGTGGTTATGCTCAAGTAGTCCCTATGGAAGAGCTTAATCTTCACCTAACTGGTGATATTCATGCGTTAACTAGCGCCCATAATTTAGCGGCTGCGGCGTTAGATGCGCGTCTCTTTTATGAAACTCAATTAGGCGCTGCAGCCTTTGAACTGCAGTCGGGATTAAGTGCGCTTAATATCGACCCCGAGCAAATTTTATGGCGCCGCGTAGTTGATCAAAACGATCGCAGTTTGCGCCAAATTGAAGTGGGTATTGGTCGCAATAATGGCCCAGTGCATGCTTCAGGTTTTGATATTAGTGCTGCCTCTGAGTTAATGGCGATTTTAGCTTTAAGCCTTGATTTAGCCGATATGCGCGCGCGGATTGGCCGAATAATCTTAGCTAAATCAACCGATGGCAACTGGATTAGCGCTGATGATTTAGGTGTCGCAGGCGCCATGACAGTGATTATGCGAGACGCCATTGCGCCAACCTTAATGCAAACCTTATCGGGCGCGCCTTGTTTAATTCACGCCGGCCCTTTTGCTAACATAGCTCACGGCAATTCCTCTGTGATTGCTGATGATATGGCGCTGCGCTTGGCCGATTTTGTGGTGACTGAAGGCGGTTTTGGCTCGGATATGGGCTTTGAAAAATACGCCAATATCAAGGTGCGCACGTCAAATATTCCGCCTGCGGCTGTGGTATTAGTGGCAACCCTGCGCGCCTTAAAAGCCAATAGTGGTGTTACTGTTAGCGATATTAATGCACCTAACCAGGATGCGCTGCAGGCAGGCTTTGAGCATTTATGCTGGCATATTAATAATGTCAGTAAGTATGGCGTGCCGGTTGTGGTGGCGATTAACCGCTTCCCTACTGATACCGATGAAGAGTTGCACTGGTTGCAGCAACAAGTGACTAAGACGCAGGCGTTTGCTTGTGAGATTAGTGAAGCCTTTGCCAATGGCGCCAGTGGCGCCCTTGATTTGGCGCGCAGCGTGATTAGCGCTTGTCAGCAGCCAAGTGAGTTTACTCATTTGTACGATGTTAACTTGCCGCTGGACGTTAAGCTTACCCAACATATGCAGCTGGCCTATGGCGCCGCGGGCATAGAGTTAAGTGACTTGGCCGCGAGTCAATTGCAAAGTTTAGCCACAGATTATGGGCATTTGCCTTTATGTGTGGCAAAAACGCCGATGTCGATTAGCCATGATCCGCAGCAAAAAGGCGTGCCGTCGGGCTTTATGGTGCCGGTGGCTGAACTGCGTTTAAATGCGGGCGCGGGCTTTATTACTGTGATCACTGGCAATGTGATGACTATGCCAGGCTTAGGTTTATGCCCTGCCTATTTGCAGATAGATATTGATGCCAATGGTGATATTCAGGGCTTGTCCTAA